One genomic segment of Pseudoalteromonas sp. GCY includes these proteins:
- a CDS encoding response regulator transcription factor codes for MSQVQAIIADDHPLFRSALKQAAAQAIGHDPIKEASTLDSLFEMLLAHPETELVFLDLSIPGAKGLEGLARLRNQYPDILVIMVSANESAAIISQCIALGASAYIPKSSSLEVISDAIKLVIEGETWLPEIVDFAPENDSEQAQFARNLEKLTPQQYRVLTMIADGLLNKQIAYAMSIQETTIKQHVSAILKKLNVYNRTQAGILFNQLATDVHLDDEASA; via the coding sequence ATGTCTCAGGTGCAAGCAATCATCGCTGATGACCACCCATTATTTCGCAGCGCACTCAAACAAGCGGCTGCACAAGCGATTGGTCATGACCCCATCAAAGAAGCCAGTACCTTAGACAGCTTATTCGAGATGTTGCTCGCGCATCCTGAGACAGAGCTAGTATTTTTGGACTTATCTATTCCTGGCGCGAAAGGTCTCGAAGGTCTTGCTCGGTTAAGAAATCAATACCCAGACATATTAGTGATCATGGTTTCAGCCAACGAATCGGCAGCCATTATTAGCCAATGCATTGCCCTCGGGGCAAGCGCTTATATTCCCAAGTCTTCCTCACTAGAGGTGATCAGTGATGCCATCAAGCTCGTTATTGAAGGAGAAACTTGGTTACCCGAAATCGTGGATTTCGCGCCTGAAAATGACAGCGAACAAGCGCAATTTGCGCGTAATTTAGAAAAGCTAACTCCCCAGCAATATCGAGTATTAACGATGATTGCCGATGGCCTTTTGAACAAGCAGATTGCGTATGCAATGTCGATTCAAGAGACCACCATCAAACAGCATGTTTCAGCTATTTTGAAAAAGCTCAATGTGTATAACCGCACCCAAGCTGGGATCCTATTTAATCAGCTGGCGACGGATGTACATCTCGACGATGAAGCGAGTGCTTAA
- a CDS encoding TonB-dependent receptor → MNIYQPRYSAIALAITLATQVSPAAAEQATQSEGKLERIEVTARKTVENLQTVPVAVTSIGETDLLENGISVLSEVQQFSPNTTLQASRGTNSTLTAFIRGVGQQDPLWGYEPGVGIYVDDIYLARPQGAVLDLLDVQQIEVLRGPQGTLYGKNTIGGAIKYVTKEMSGDATFNVEGTVGSYNQRDLKITGQLPLVEDTLYLGYGFATLNRDGFGEFKVSTLPGQDKENYNKEIQAARLTLEYRPSDDLFFRLAWDKTDDDSNSKGGYRLLPSLLTDAPVPDSVFDSYTSMPTWNKVELEGYSLTARWDLSDATTLKYIGASRDSYSPTNIDFDNTPLRIFDVPAIYDDEQTTHEIQLSHAGNGYKFVSGLYYYDGKSCGQFQAILEVLGQSLGAPGLTREVSGCNNSNSKAAYIQGTIDLAEQWSLTLGARYTKDSKEAQVSNGLVFDVVYPESNWIPGYTRPAGELVPSVLDDEEDWSRFTPRVGVEYQYNRDIMFFASYAQGFKSGTFNPRASTAEPAADPEIVDSFEIGMKSEWHDNLRANITLFTLDHKDRQYISVLPGATSADLNQRLGNIGKSTANGIEAELSYVATEALSFDAAIGYIDSDFEEVLDTNPDTGATFDKSDRFSISNTPDLTFNLGATYKLYSDIGDWVFNASYYHRGDYVLFEEDSLLTQDSYGLVNLSINWYSTDGNWRVGLHGKNLTDEEYMIGGYQFVTPDPSDPSNVSKYTPGLGGDNTLIGYFGDPRTVSLTVGYRF, encoded by the coding sequence ATGAACATTTACCAACCTAGATATTCAGCTATCGCGTTGGCTATTACACTCGCAACTCAAGTCAGCCCAGCGGCAGCAGAACAAGCAACACAATCAGAAGGCAAGCTAGAGCGCATTGAAGTCACTGCGCGTAAGACGGTAGAAAACCTTCAAACCGTTCCAGTTGCAGTGACTTCTATCGGTGAAACCGATCTACTCGAAAATGGCATTTCAGTACTTTCTGAAGTCCAGCAGTTTTCACCCAATACCACACTTCAAGCTAGCCGGGGCACTAACTCTACCCTCACTGCCTTTATTCGTGGTGTCGGACAACAAGACCCATTATGGGGTTATGAACCCGGTGTCGGCATTTACGTCGATGACATTTATTTGGCAAGGCCGCAAGGGGCTGTACTCGACCTCCTTGATGTACAACAGATTGAAGTACTACGTGGACCGCAAGGAACTCTATATGGCAAAAACACCATTGGTGGCGCAATAAAATATGTCACTAAGGAAATGTCTGGCGATGCGACATTTAACGTGGAGGGGACGGTAGGTAGCTATAATCAACGCGATCTTAAGATCACAGGTCAATTGCCGCTCGTGGAAGATACACTCTACCTAGGTTATGGCTTTGCTACTTTAAATCGAGATGGCTTTGGCGAGTTCAAGGTTTCAACGCTACCCGGCCAAGATAAGGAAAACTACAATAAAGAAATTCAAGCTGCGCGGTTAACCTTGGAATATCGTCCAAGCGATGATTTGTTCTTCCGTTTAGCATGGGATAAAACCGACGATGACTCCAACTCTAAAGGGGGTTATCGGTTGTTGCCGAGCTTACTGACTGACGCCCCCGTGCCTGACAGCGTATTTGATTCTTACACCAGTATGCCAACCTGGAATAAAGTAGAGCTTGAGGGATATAGTTTGACCGCTCGCTGGGATCTTTCTGACGCCACCACATTAAAATACATCGGTGCTAGCCGAGATAGTTACTCCCCAACCAATATCGACTTTGATAATACGCCATTACGGATCTTTGATGTACCCGCCATTTATGATGACGAGCAAACCACGCATGAGATACAGCTAAGCCATGCAGGTAACGGCTATAAATTTGTCTCAGGTCTATATTATTACGATGGTAAGTCATGCGGCCAATTCCAAGCAATTTTGGAAGTATTAGGACAAAGCTTGGGCGCACCGGGTCTTACGCGAGAAGTCAGTGGTTGTAACAACTCAAATAGTAAAGCCGCGTATATTCAAGGCACCATTGATTTAGCAGAGCAGTGGTCGCTCACATTGGGCGCTCGTTACACTAAAGACAGCAAAGAGGCACAAGTCAGCAATGGTTTGGTCTTTGATGTCGTGTATCCCGAATCAAATTGGATCCCAGGTTATACACGGCCTGCAGGTGAGCTCGTACCATCAGTGCTCGATGATGAAGAAGATTGGTCACGGTTTACGCCAAGAGTGGGAGTGGAATATCAATACAACCGCGATATTATGTTCTTTGCCAGCTATGCTCAAGGGTTTAAATCCGGCACCTTCAACCCCAGAGCCAGCACTGCGGAGCCTGCTGCAGATCCTGAAATCGTAGATTCATTCGAAATCGGTATGAAAAGCGAGTGGCACGATAACCTAAGAGCCAATATCACGCTATTCACGTTAGATCACAAAGACCGCCAATATATTTCCGTGTTGCCCGGTGCAACCTCTGCCGATCTAAACCAACGACTTGGCAATATTGGTAAGTCTACAGCAAACGGTATTGAAGCCGAGCTGAGCTATGTCGCTACAGAGGCGCTGAGTTTTGACGCCGCAATAGGATATATAGACAGCGACTTCGAAGAGGTACTCGATACTAACCCAGACACGGGCGCGACATTTGACAAATCAGACCGCTTTAGTATTTCTAACACCCCTGATTTAACTTTTAACCTTGGCGCGACATACAAGCTCTACAGTGATATTGGCGATTGGGTATTCAATGCCAGCTACTACCATCGTGGTGATTATGTCTTATTTGAGGAAGATAGCCTACTGACGCAGGATAGCTATGGTTTAGTCAATCTGAGTATTAATTGGTATAGCACAGATGGCAATTGGCGTGTTGGTCTTCATGGGAAAAACCTGACCGATGAAGAATATATGATAGGAGGCTATCAATTCGTGACACCAGACCCGAGCGATCCGAGTAATGTGAGTAAGTACACGCCGGGGCTTGGTGGTGATAATACCTTGATAGGCTACTTTGGCGACCCAAGAACCGTTTCGCTTACCGTGGGTTATCGATTTTAG
- a CDS encoding GntP family permease, with translation MLSMLGLAGGLGLLIWLTLRGVNLFIAAPLCALLVALTSGVALFPTEAVESSFLTLYMDGFAGFLSAWFFMFLLGSLFGKFMEDSGAADSVARYIVDKLGMKHAVLAVVIACAVLTYGGVSVFIVAFSVYPMALSLFKDANLPRRFIPATLAFGSVTFTMTSAGSPEIQNWIPIKYLGTSPYAAWEVSLVVATFMAITGYWWLKKMIAKAVANGEHFEAKEDDPEIHERNYPHPITGVLPLIVVLILSFTLHDVLQQSALIVALLGGVLSIVAINFKHFHNMGAAINLGTTGALVAIGNTSAVVGFGAVAKNTEAFQLAVEMMTQMPGNELLGAAVAVSVIAGLTGSASGGQAIALPLVAPHYIDAGVNPEQLHRVVAISSGALDTLPHNGYVVTTIRAICKETHQRAYWSMAALTAVVPLVGVALALTLFILF, from the coding sequence ATGCTCAGTATGCTTGGACTGGCAGGAGGACTTGGCCTGCTTATTTGGCTAACTCTCCGTGGCGTAAACTTGTTTATCGCTGCTCCACTTTGCGCTTTATTGGTCGCATTAACGAGTGGCGTTGCGCTATTTCCTACAGAAGCTGTAGAAAGCAGCTTTCTTACACTCTATATGGATGGCTTTGCTGGCTTTTTGAGTGCTTGGTTTTTCATGTTCTTGCTTGGCTCTTTGTTCGGTAAGTTCATGGAAGACAGCGGTGCTGCCGACAGCGTCGCACGCTATATTGTCGACAAATTAGGTATGAAACATGCGGTATTAGCGGTGGTGATTGCCTGTGCTGTGTTAACGTATGGCGGTGTGAGTGTTTTTATTGTGGCTTTCTCTGTCTATCCTATGGCGCTCAGCTTGTTTAAAGATGCCAATTTACCAAGGCGCTTTATTCCCGCAACTCTGGCTTTCGGCTCAGTCACCTTTACCATGACTTCGGCAGGCTCCCCTGAAATTCAAAACTGGATCCCAATAAAATATTTGGGTACTTCACCTTATGCGGCTTGGGAAGTCAGTCTAGTGGTCGCTACATTTATGGCTATTACGGGTTATTGGTGGTTGAAAAAGATGATAGCCAAAGCGGTAGCCAATGGTGAGCACTTTGAGGCGAAAGAAGACGACCCTGAAATCCATGAACGTAACTATCCTCATCCAATCACTGGGGTACTGCCTTTAATCGTGGTGTTGATTTTATCTTTTACACTTCATGATGTGCTGCAGCAAAGTGCACTTATTGTGGCGTTGCTAGGCGGTGTACTCAGTATTGTCGCGATTAACTTTAAGCATTTTCACAACATGGGGGCCGCGATTAACTTAGGCACAACTGGGGCGCTAGTTGCTATCGGTAATACCAGTGCCGTGGTTGGTTTTGGTGCGGTAGCAAAAAACACCGAGGCATTTCAATTAGCGGTCGAAATGATGACACAAATGCCGGGTAATGAACTGCTTGGTGCGGCTGTAGCAGTCAGTGTGATAGCCGGTTTAACCGGTTCGGCATCCGGTGGACAAGCCATTGCGCTACCTTTAGTGGCACCGCACTACATCGATGCGGGTGTCAATCCAGAACAATTACATCGTGTTGTGGCAATTAGCTCAGGCGCTTTGGATACCTTACCGCACAACGGTTATGTGGTCACAACCATTCGCGCCATCTGTAAAGAAACACATCAACGAGCATATTGGTCCATGGCTGCGTTGACTGCGGTCGTGCCGCTGGTGGGCGTTGCCCTCGCATTAACCCTATTCATCTTATTTTAA
- a CDS encoding E22 family MetX-like putative esterase, producing MKRIFLLLLFVASNIVYGSETSKPMLVEKRAFTLAHFTTESGTSIPDVKVGWESYGKLNADKSNAILITHFFSGTSHAAGKYRESDVLAGYWDDIIGPGKAIDTNKYFVISADTLVNANWHSKDVITTGPASINPKTGKPYGLDFPVVTIGDFVEVQKQLLDSLGIDKLHAVMGASMGSFQALEWSVRYPEKVSRLIHVIGAAKMDAWTVAALEKWALPIRLDPNWQGGDYYDGERPLAGLTATMLNITQDAMHPAIYNASFPDFIVLDPKAKQDIRQLPKLSQTLATRARARAETQDANSILYLVRASQLYTAGMQGNFDSAIDKITAKVLLMPASNDLLLRPEPIRKLAETLKAKNKDVQISEIEGVWGHLDGIFSIQSQADTIAQFLAK from the coding sequence ATGAAGCGGATTTTCCTGTTACTCTTGTTCGTTGCCAGCAATATTGTCTATGGCAGTGAGACAAGCAAACCTATGTTGGTTGAAAAGCGAGCATTTACACTCGCGCATTTTACTACGGAGTCTGGAACCAGCATTCCTGACGTTAAGGTCGGCTGGGAAAGCTATGGCAAATTAAATGCCGACAAAAGCAATGCGATTTTGATCACGCATTTCTTTTCAGGCACATCTCACGCCGCGGGTAAGTATCGAGAGTCTGACGTGTTGGCAGGTTACTGGGATGACATTATCGGTCCGGGCAAAGCGATAGATACTAACAAATACTTCGTGATAAGCGCAGATACTTTGGTCAATGCAAACTGGCATAGTAAAGATGTGATCACGACGGGCCCAGCTTCCATTAATCCAAAGACGGGCAAACCTTACGGTTTGGATTTTCCCGTGGTGACCATCGGTGATTTTGTTGAAGTGCAAAAGCAATTATTGGATAGCCTAGGTATCGACAAGCTACATGCGGTGATGGGCGCGTCTATGGGATCTTTCCAAGCGTTAGAATGGTCGGTGCGCTACCCCGAAAAAGTGTCACGTTTAATTCATGTGATTGGCGCTGCAAAGATGGATGCTTGGACCGTTGCTGCGTTAGAGAAATGGGCTTTACCTATCCGACTTGATCCAAATTGGCAGGGCGGGGACTACTACGACGGGGAAAGGCCGCTTGCTGGACTGACGGCCACGATGCTTAATATTACTCAAGACGCGATGCACCCCGCTATTTATAACGCCAGTTTTCCAGACTTTATTGTGCTTGATCCCAAAGCAAAACAAGATATTCGTCAGCTTCCTAAACTCAGCCAAACGCTAGCCACGCGCGCACGAGCGAGGGCTGAAACGCAAGATGCGAATTCTATCTTGTACTTAGTCCGTGCCTCGCAACTATATACCGCAGGCATGCAAGGTAATTTTGATAGCGCTATCGATAAAATCACAGCAAAGGTTTTATTGATGCCTGCAAGCAATGACTTGTTATTAAGGCCTGAGCCCATTCGTAAGCTAGCAGAAACCCTAAAAGCCAAGAATAAAGACGTGCAAATTTCAGAGATAGAAGGCGTTTGGGGGCATTTAGACGGTATTTTTTCAATTCAATCACAGGCTGACACCATTGCTCAGTTCTTAGCAAAATAA
- a CDS encoding 3-hydroxybutyrate dehydrogenase, protein MKTALITGAASGIGRYIAMALSKQGYSLLLVDLNLAQAQTVAESIVSEGGNAQAFALNIANKQDIADFVRQHDNIDVLINNAGVQHVEALEHYPEDKWQLLQDVMLTGPAMLCKAVLPHMRKGGFGRIVNIGSIHALVASKYKSAYVAAKHGLMGFGKVLALETADCDITVNTICPAYVKTPLVEQQITAQAKQHGISEDEVINNIMLAPMPKKAFIGLDEIAHAVNFLLANESRNITGQAIVLDGGWTVQ, encoded by the coding sequence ATGAAGACGGCGTTGATCACAGGGGCTGCAAGTGGCATTGGTCGCTATATCGCGATGGCCCTGAGCAAACAAGGTTACAGCTTATTGCTCGTAGATTTGAACTTAGCGCAAGCACAGACGGTAGCCGAGTCTATCGTCAGTGAAGGAGGAAATGCACAAGCGTTTGCGCTCAATATTGCCAATAAGCAAGACATCGCTGACTTTGTCCGTCAGCACGATAACATTGATGTGCTTATCAATAACGCAGGCGTGCAACATGTTGAAGCACTGGAGCATTATCCAGAAGATAAATGGCAATTGCTGCAAGACGTGATGCTAACAGGCCCCGCCATGTTGTGTAAGGCGGTATTGCCGCATATGCGCAAAGGCGGCTTTGGCCGCATCGTCAATATTGGTTCTATCCATGCTTTAGTCGCTTCTAAATATAAGTCTGCTTATGTCGCTGCAAAACATGGGTTGATGGGATTTGGCAAAGTATTGGCGCTGGAAACCGCGGACTGCGATATCACCGTGAACACTATTTGCCCCGCTTATGTAAAAACCCCATTGGTAGAACAGCAAATTACCGCGCAAGCGAAACAGCATGGGATCAGCGAAGATGAAGTGATAAACAATATTATGTTGGCGCCAATGCCGAAAAAGGCGTTTATAGGGTTGGATGAGATTGCCCATGCTGTCAATTTTTTACTCGCAAATGAGTCTCGCAACATTACTGGCCAAGCCATTGTGCTGGACGGCGGCTGGACAGTGCAATAG
- a CDS encoding CoA transferase subunit A: MAGFDKVVVSYEEAMAGLCDGMTVIAGGFGLCGIPEGLISQIRHMGTKDLTVVSNNCGVDGFGLGILLEDKQIRKMVASYVGENTLFEQQLLSGVLEVELTPQGTLAEKMRAGGAGIPAFYTATGVGTPVAEGKEVKTFGDREYILEPSITGDFAIVKAWKADRFGNCVYRHTAMNFNPMAATAGKITIVEVEEIVEPGEIEPSQIHTPGIYIDRVILGQFEKRIEKRTVKEQA, translated from the coding sequence ATGGCTGGATTTGATAAGGTAGTCGTAAGCTACGAAGAAGCAATGGCAGGACTTTGTGATGGCATGACCGTGATTGCGGGAGGCTTTGGTTTGTGCGGGATCCCAGAAGGTTTGATAAGCCAAATACGCCACATGGGCACAAAGGACTTAACCGTGGTTTCTAATAACTGCGGAGTAGACGGGTTTGGTTTAGGGATTTTGCTTGAGGACAAGCAGATCCGCAAAATGGTGGCTTCCTATGTGGGAGAAAACACATTGTTTGAGCAGCAGTTATTGAGCGGAGTATTGGAAGTTGAATTAACTCCACAAGGGACACTTGCAGAAAAGATGCGCGCAGGTGGAGCCGGGATCCCCGCGTTTTATACCGCAACAGGCGTTGGTACACCCGTCGCTGAGGGCAAAGAGGTAAAAACGTTTGGTGATAGAGAATACATTTTAGAGCCGAGTATCACGGGAGATTTTGCCATTGTAAAAGCATGGAAAGCAGACCGTTTTGGCAACTGTGTTTATCGCCACACCGCCATGAACTTTAATCCAATGGCCGCAACGGCTGGAAAAATTACCATCGTTGAAGTGGAAGAAATTGTAGAGCCTGGCGAAATCGAACCGAGCCAAATTCATACCCCCGGAATTTATATCGACAGAGTGATTCTAGGGCAGTTCGAAAAACGCATCGAAAAACGTACTGTGAAGGAGCAAGCATAA
- a CDS encoding CoA transferase subunit B, whose translation MALTREQMAMRVAQELRDGFYVNLGIGIPTLVANYVPQGMDVMLQSENGLLGMGAYPTEQEVDADMINAGKETVTARTGAAIFSSAESFAMIRGGHVDLTVLGAFEVDQQGNLASWMIPGKLIKGMGGAMDLVAGAKNIICTMTHANKQGESKLLQHCSLPLTGVNCINKIVTDLALLEVKEGAFHLLERAPGVSVAEIQAKTAGILICPDDVPEMAFS comes from the coding sequence ATGGCATTAACCAGAGAACAAATGGCCATGCGAGTGGCACAGGAATTAAGAGATGGGTTTTATGTCAACCTTGGCATTGGGATCCCCACGCTGGTGGCCAATTATGTGCCACAGGGCATGGATGTTATGCTGCAATCGGAAAACGGTTTATTAGGTATGGGCGCTTATCCGACCGAACAGGAAGTGGATGCGGATATGATCAATGCGGGTAAGGAAACCGTTACGGCCCGTACGGGAGCCGCCATTTTTAGTTCTGCAGAAAGCTTTGCAATGATCCGTGGCGGTCATGTGGACCTGACGGTGCTTGGCGCTTTTGAAGTAGATCAGCAAGGTAATCTTGCCAGCTGGATGATCCCAGGTAAGCTTATCAAGGGCATGGGTGGCGCGATGGATCTTGTCGCTGGGGCTAAAAATATAATTTGCACCATGACGCATGCGAATAAACAAGGCGAGTCCAAGCTGCTACAGCACTGCAGTTTACCGCTCACCGGCGTAAACTGTATCAATAAGATAGTAACTGATCTTGCGCTGCTTGAAGTCAAAGAGGGGGCATTTCATTTACTTGAGCGAGCTCCTGGTGTTAGCGTCGCGGAAATACAAGCCAAAACCGCAGGTATATTGATTTGCCCAGATGACGTACCGGAGATGGCGTTTAGCTAG
- a CDS encoding DUF2959 domain-containing protein, which yields MKKLTLSAVLLLLVTGCQSAYYATMEKFGVHKREILVDRVEETKESQEESQKEFQSALERLTTLINFNGGELQEAYNLLNDDYQSSLAAAAEVSSNIDKVEDVANALFDEWQDELEQYSSANLKRESAKQLSQTQRQFERLLRSMRSSEAKMQPVLDSLQDNVLYLKHNLNAQAVSAIKGEFTGLKRDISALIADMNRSIEDSNKFIAEMNARSA from the coding sequence ATGAAGAAACTCACCTTAAGCGCAGTGTTACTTTTACTCGTTACTGGTTGCCAAAGTGCCTATTACGCCACCATGGAAAAGTTCGGTGTGCATAAACGCGAGATATTGGTTGATCGTGTCGAAGAAACAAAGGAGTCCCAAGAGGAATCGCAAAAAGAGTTTCAATCGGCATTGGAAAGACTCACCACCTTAATTAATTTTAACGGTGGTGAATTACAAGAAGCCTATAACCTGCTTAACGATGACTACCAATCATCCCTTGCCGCTGCAGCTGAAGTAAGTAGCAATATAGACAAAGTGGAAGACGTGGCAAACGCACTATTTGACGAGTGGCAAGATGAACTTGAGCAATATTCGAGTGCAAACCTGAAACGCGAGAGTGCTAAGCAATTAAGTCAAACACAACGCCAATTTGAACGCTTACTTCGCTCAATGCGCAGTAGTGAAGCCAAAATGCAGCCCGTGCTCGACTCACTACAAGATAATGTGCTGTACCTTAAGCACAACCTAAATGCACAAGCGGTAAGCGCTATTAAAGGTGAGTTTACGGGGTTAAAGCGTGATATTAGCGCCCTAATCGCAGATATGAACCGCTCTATTGAAGATTCGAACAAGTTTATTGCTGAGATGAATGCACGCAGCGCGTAA
- a CDS encoding virulence factor BrkB family protein, which translates to MMQRITEMKVVALRFLHSQPSWWRRYSKRCIEDQITVNAGYLAYVTLLSLVPLVAVGVAIFSAFPGFEDTRFAIENFVFNNFVPTSTDTIKEHISAFTGNANKMTAVGVSFLAVVALLLIRNVDTTLNRIWRVKQKRPLMISFAIYWMVLTLGPVLLGASIGMTSYIVSLVTFADQGIPGFSGALIKMLPYLISMVGFIMLYTLVPNTSVSFRAAVPGALFAALLFELTKKGFALYISHFPSYEVIYGALATVPILFVWVYLSWIVVLLGAEFTVCLTQDMEAAGLDTSSEFDPPDAQGL; encoded by the coding sequence ATGATGCAAAGAATAACCGAAATGAAGGTCGTAGCACTGCGATTCTTACATTCTCAGCCTAGCTGGTGGCGCCGCTATAGTAAGCGGTGTATTGAGGACCAGATCACGGTCAACGCCGGCTATTTAGCGTATGTCACTCTGTTATCCTTAGTTCCCTTAGTTGCGGTGGGTGTAGCAATTTTTTCGGCGTTTCCTGGATTTGAAGATACGCGTTTTGCAATTGAAAATTTTGTGTTCAATAATTTTGTGCCAACATCGACGGACACCATTAAAGAGCACATCAGTGCGTTTACTGGCAATGCGAATAAGATGACAGCTGTGGGGGTGAGCTTTTTGGCCGTCGTGGCTTTGTTACTTATTCGTAATGTTGACACCACACTCAACCGAATTTGGCGAGTGAAGCAAAAGCGTCCATTGATGATTTCGTTTGCGATTTATTGGATGGTGCTCACGCTTGGCCCTGTGCTATTGGGCGCGAGTATTGGTATGACATCTTATATCGTTTCTTTAGTGACATTTGCCGATCAAGGGATCCCAGGGTTTAGTGGTGCACTAATTAAGATGTTGCCCTATTTAATTTCTATGGTTGGCTTCATCATGCTCTATACTTTAGTACCAAATACCAGTGTGTCATTTCGAGCCGCGGTTCCTGGTGCTTTGTTTGCAGCTTTGTTATTTGAACTAACGAAAAAAGGCTTTGCATTATACATTAGCCATTTTCCCTCATACGAAGTTATCTACGGGGCGCTCGCAACAGTACCTATTCTTTTTGTTTGGGTATATTTATCTTGGATAGTGGTGTTGTTAGGCGCGGAGTTTACTGTGTGCTTAACCCAAGATATGGAAGCCGCAGGATTAGATACGAGCTCGGAGTTTGACCCACCAGACGCGCAGGGACTTTAG
- a CDS encoding alpha/beta fold hydrolase yields the protein MSLLYQHGDALRRFHLAVGEGHQLGIEEYGCSDGTPLIMLHGGPGQGHSRNVLGYFNPQKYRIILFSQRGCGNSTPTDFSNINTANLLKDIHTIRAHLGLQKIVLAGESFGAMLALLYAEQHREDVSGMVLWSSFLGNEADLHWLYGSQGAPAQIYPEQYLAFAQGAQTVESLLDHYHSALFGENELLKRKAAQRWCEWDNLITTDSDTQGIRLCKADKQLSKAQHMVHFFSHQCFIKTQQITADAHQLNHLPIWFIHSRHDLMCRYAPVHQLAQSIKAQLLILNGVGHCCANLVYAEAIRRAADLLLCKIQHH from the coding sequence ATGAGCTTATTGTATCAACATGGCGATGCTTTGCGTCGCTTTCATCTCGCGGTAGGTGAAGGGCATCAATTGGGCATAGAGGAATATGGCTGCAGTGATGGCACACCACTTATCATGCTGCATGGTGGCCCAGGTCAGGGCCATTCTCGTAATGTACTTGGTTACTTCAATCCGCAAAAATACCGCATTATCCTGTTTAGTCAGCGAGGCTGTGGCAACTCAACCCCTACTGACTTTAGCAATATAAATACCGCGAACCTGCTGAAAGATATTCACACCATTCGTGCGCATTTAGGACTGCAAAAGATTGTACTCGCCGGGGAATCTTTCGGTGCCATGCTGGCACTTCTTTATGCTGAGCAGCATCGTGAAGATGTCTCGGGGATGGTGTTGTGGTCGAGTTTTTTGGGTAATGAGGCGGATCTTCATTGGCTTTATGGTAGCCAAGGTGCCCCCGCGCAAATTTATCCAGAGCAGTATCTTGCCTTTGCACAAGGTGCACAAACTGTGGAATCCTTGCTAGACCATTATCATTCGGCACTCTTTGGCGAGAATGAGTTACTCAAAAGAAAAGCGGCACAGCGCTGGTGTGAGTGGGATAACCTGATCACAACGGATAGCGATACACAAGGTATTAGGCTCTGCAAAGCAGACAAACAGCTCAGCAAAGCACAGCATATGGTGCATTTTTTTAGTCACCAGTGCTTTATTAAAACACAGCAAATTACAGCAGATGCACATCAGCTCAATCACTTACCTATCTGGTTTATTCACAGTCGGCATGATTTAATGTGTCGATACGCACCAGTTCATCAGTTAGCGCAAAGCATTAAGGCGCAGTTGCTGATTTTAAATGGGGTTGGGCATTGTTGTGCTAACCTCGTTTACGCAGAAGCAATAAGGCGAGCGGCTGATCTATTACTGTGCAAAATTCAGCATCATTAG
- the dtd gene encoding D-aminoacyl-tRNA deacylase produces MQGLIQRVSEAKVEVEGEVVGQIDQGILLLLGVEKSDTEQTADKLLHKVSNYRIFTDDKGKMNLSLKDIEGELLVVSQFTLAADTKKGMRPSFSSAGTPEQANTLYEYFVAQAKAAGLKVATGQFAADMKVSLLNDGPVTFNFSVE; encoded by the coding sequence GTGCAAGGACTAATTCAAAGGGTCAGCGAAGCAAAGGTAGAAGTAGAAGGTGAGGTTGTAGGTCAAATCGATCAGGGGATATTGTTATTATTAGGCGTTGAAAAGTCGGATACGGAGCAAACGGCGGACAAGTTACTGCACAAGGTAAGCAACTACCGTATTTTTACTGACGACAAGGGGAAAATGAATTTAAGTTTAAAAGACATTGAAGGCGAACTATTGGTTGTATCGCAATTCACCTTGGCGGCAGACACCAAAAAAGGCATGAGGCCAAGTTTTTCGAGCGCAGGAACACCTGAGCAAGCGAATACACTCTACGAATACTTTGTGGCTCAAGCGAAGGCTGCAGGGTTGAAAGTCGCGACGGGACAATTTGCTGCGGATATGAAGGTGAGTTTACTGAATGACGGCCCTGTGACTTTTAATTTTAGTGTTGAATAG